A single genomic interval of Lathyrus oleraceus cultivar Zhongwan6 chromosome 7, CAAS_Psat_ZW6_1.0, whole genome shotgun sequence harbors:
- the LOC127106674 gene encoding uncharacterized protein LOC127106674 isoform X2 → MAYIKSCISYSALPFFQRRGLPPASSSPFHHTGTFIPQCLTPKILSAKFSKNVRFSIPRSTTSSSSNSTDDDDTINQTKTKKTPFGYSRKDVILIGLGVTFLGIGLKSGLEYVGVDPLQAGNVVQLVLVLGLTIGWISTYIFRVSNKEMTYAQQLRDYESKVMEKRLESLTEAELEVLLQEVEEEKSR, encoded by the exons ATGGCTTATATAAAATCTTGTATTTCTTATTCTGCTTTACCCTTCTTCCAACGGAGGGGTCTACCACCTGCCTCTTCTTCACCATTTCATCACACAG GAACATTCATTCCCCAATGTTTAACACCAAAAATATTAAGTGCCAAGTTTTCAAAGAATGTCAGATTCTCTATTCCTAGAAGTActacttcttcttcttcaaactcCACTGATGATGATGACACCATTAATCAGACTAAGACTAAG AAAACACCATTTGGATATTCAAGGAAAGATGTTATATTAATTGGACTTGGTGTTACTTTTCTTGGCATTGGCTTAAAATCCGGATTAGAG TATGTTGGAGTTGATCCACTACAAGCAGGAAATGTGGTTCAACTTGTGCTGGTTTTGGGTCTCACAATTGGATGGATCTCAACATATATCTTTAGAGTTTCAAACAAGGAAATGACTTATGCGCAGCAGCTTCGCGATTACGAAAGCAAAGTCATGGAG AAACGATTAGAGTCCCTGACAGAAGCAGAGCTAGAAGTATTGCTTCAAGAAGTCGAGGAAGAGAAGAGTCGTTAG
- the LOC127106674 gene encoding uncharacterized protein LOC127106674 isoform X1: protein MAYIKSCISYSALPFFQRRGLPPASSSPFHHTVHSSGTFIPQCLTPKILSAKFSKNVRFSIPRSTTSSSSNSTDDDDTINQTKTKKTPFGYSRKDVILIGLGVTFLGIGLKSGLEYVGVDPLQAGNVVQLVLVLGLTIGWISTYIFRVSNKEMTYAQQLRDYESKVMEKRLESLTEAELEVLLQEVEEEKSR from the exons ATGGCTTATATAAAATCTTGTATTTCTTATTCTGCTTTACCCTTCTTCCAACGGAGGGGTCTACCACCTGCCTCTTCTTCACCATTTCATCACACAG TTCATTCTTCAGGAACATTCATTCCCCAATGTTTAACACCAAAAATATTAAGTGCCAAGTTTTCAAAGAATGTCAGATTCTCTATTCCTAGAAGTActacttcttcttcttcaaactcCACTGATGATGATGACACCATTAATCAGACTAAGACTAAG AAAACACCATTTGGATATTCAAGGAAAGATGTTATATTAATTGGACTTGGTGTTACTTTTCTTGGCATTGGCTTAAAATCCGGATTAGAG TATGTTGGAGTTGATCCACTACAAGCAGGAAATGTGGTTCAACTTGTGCTGGTTTTGGGTCTCACAATTGGATGGATCTCAACATATATCTTTAGAGTTTCAAACAAGGAAATGACTTATGCGCAGCAGCTTCGCGATTACGAAAGCAAAGTCATGGAG AAACGATTAGAGTCCCTGACAGAAGCAGAGCTAGAAGTATTGCTTCAAGAAGTCGAGGAAGAGAAGAGTCGTTAG